The genomic interval ATTATTATCCGAAACCAAAACGCTTTCACCAGTGAATTCTAATGGCCATGGCTGTTCAAGTAGCGAGTCTCTGGCTACCCAGTTCTTCTTCCACAACCCCAACTCACATGAACCTTCTTCATTCCTTTGGAACCAAATCAAAGTcaccatcttcatcttcatcttcctcaGCTCTCTCTGCTACTTCCTCTCTCTCATCCCCAGCTCCCACTATTCAGGTAACAATCACCTCCCTATTaaatttcaatattttgcaaAAGGGTTTTGCTTTATGTGCTCTCTGTAAcatttattttgaaatttgatctgggttttgtttgttttggacTCATGTGTCTAAAGATTGAAGCTTTTTGTAGATTGTTGGTGGGAGAAATCCGACTTGGTATGAAAATGGAGATGTCAATTCTGATGGTTTTGAAGATGATTGGTATGATTTGGATACTGATCTCTATCACTGGACCAAGGCACTGCGTCCTGTTCAGGTACCCTTGATTGAACTTTAAAGAAATGACGGAAGTTGGGTAGTTTTCTATGCCATAAAAATGTGCTTATTTAGTTGATGCTTATTTGGGCAGTGGTATCCTGGTCATATTGCCAAAACTgagaaagaactcaaaacacaACTCAAGTTGATGGATGTAGTGATTGAGGTTCGAGACGCTAGAATTCCACTGTCTACTAGTCATCCACAGGTTAGAGAATTTTATGCTTGGTGTTGCACTTTTGTTATACTACTTAGTTGTTGTTCTTTTAGAACTACATTCAGGGATTAGGAATTGAGAGTACAGGTTGTTTGTGTTGACTTCTGTTTTGGGTTTTAAATGGACAGATGGATTTATGGCTTGGTAATAGGAGAAGAATTTTGGTGTTGAATAGAGAAGACATGATATCCACGGCTGACCGGAATGCTTGGGCGACCTATTTTGCAAGGGAAGGGACGAAAGTTGTCTTTGCAAATGGCAAACTTGGAATGGTTCCATAAGATACTCTCTTTCAGGTTTCCGTAACATAGATACTTCTGACTTCAGAGTAGAATATGATTACTCTAATGTGGCAAATACAGGGTGCTATGAAGCTAGGGCGGTTAGCTAAAGCATTAGCAGCAGATGTAAATGTCAGACGCAGAGCCAAAGGACTTCTTCCTCGTGCAGTAAGTTCCCTATACATTCTTTCCAGACTACTTATCTATCATTTAGTGATCTTAATCAATAATCTAAGAACTTTACGTGTCAAGTTGTCTGGTGTGTGTGATATATATTGTCTAAGAGGTAATTGACCTTCATAACTTTTTCTGGAAAGTTGTATTGTGGAGCTGTTTAGGTAACTTCATGAGGCAGATAATCAtctacatatacatatatatagacgGTAGATAGGGACAGTTAATTGCACATATACATGTATACAGACGGTAGGTAGGGACATGTAATTGCCCTGCAGTTTACAAGATTTGTCAATTAATTATTGCAATGTTTGATAATAACTCCATTGTGCAACCAGGTACGAGCTGGGATTGTTGGTTATCCAAACGTTGGGaaatcatctttgattaaCCGTTTGCTGACGAGACGAATGTGTCCAGCCGCTCCAAGACCTGGAGTTACAAGAGAACTGAAGTATAAATTTCTGCTTTGGCTACTCTTTAAGATTCACTTTGCCACATTAAATGTGAACTTGTGAAGTTGGTGAAATTTGATTATGGTTTTTAATTCTTATATGACTGTTGTATTGTCCAAGGTGGGTTCATTTTGGGAAAGATCTTGAATTGCTAGATTCTCCTGGTATACTCCCAATGCGGATTAGCGATCAAACAGCTGCAATAAAGCTTGCTATTTGTGATGATATTGGAGAGAGATCCTATGGTGTTGCTGATATTGCAGCAATTCTTGTCCAGATGTTAGCAAGGCTTCCATCTGTCGGTATGTATCATCTGTTTTGGAGAGATATAAAccattgttttgttttcagaaTGAATACTTTAGTTGACTATCACTTTGGCTCCAGGCACAAAGACTCTTAACATGCGCTACAAGATGGATGCGGATGGTTACTGTGGTAAAACGTATGAATCACATTGTCTTGACTTCTTTATTATTGTTGAAGCGTGTGGCCAACTTCTTTCAAATCACTCTTATCAATGCTTGTTTTCTTAATTGCAGATTTGTTCAGAAGCTTTCTGTTCACTTGTTCAATGGAGACACACATCAAGCCGCATTTCGTATTCTGACGGACTTTCGAAAAGGGAGGTTTGGCTGGATTGCCCTGGAGAGGCCTCCAAGATGATATTATTGGGACTTGGTGGTAGACCAGGAGAAGACTGATCAGGCTTTCATCAGTCGTCCCTCATTGAATATCCAAAGACTCCGAATTCCGGCAGAATGTATACATGCATTAAGGATCCTCCACGAACTTACTACGTTAGAAGGAGCTGTGAAACTGGGAGAAAGTCATATCCTGGAGGAACTTGAGCTTTATATAGCTTCACACAGTTCATCGAGGAGACAACAGAACACTTTCATAGTGAAACAGGGAGAGTAATATAGTGGCTCCCATAGGGGCATAGGGCAATGGTGATCTGTAAGATAACGTTTTTGTATTCAACACTAGGAACCTGTGTCACACTCACTATAAATTTCTGTAAATTAAAGATGCAGCTTTTTTGTTTGTGGCGGGTGTAGTGATTCTTGTAAAATAagtttcttttgttctctCAAACTAACAATGAGCAGTACGTCCAACCAAGAATAATGGAAGACTCACTGCGTCACTCTTCATTCACCATAAAAGTTGAACAATCTGTTCTTACAAGCTTAAAGAAAAAGTAAAAGAGAGAAACTTTACTCTTTACAAAATGAAATGAGATACCTAAAGAATGGTTCGCTGAAATGCTTTTCCTGGCATAcactaaaaaaatcaaatttcttTCTAACTAAATCGGAATTCAGAAAAATCATGTAATCATGCATTGAGAGGAGGATTTGACAATCTCATCCTCCTTGATACCACAAGCTTGGATCGAACGTTCAATCTGGTGTACTGCAGCTTCCTTTTCCAGCTGAGAACAATATTTCTTGAATGTGTCTATACTAACTTTAAGTCTGAAATCTATAGTAAACAAAAACTTCATCTCCAACCTATTCAGCTCTGCTGTACTGACTCCTCCCACTTTGGCGTAGTACGCATTGTTGAAGAATCTGCAAAACAACCTTCAACGTCAGAAGCTTGTTGCAATAAAAAAAAGACCAGAAATCACAGTACACTAAATGAAACTTCAATCTCTAGTTCTTGAATTTGGGTGTTGTCATAGGCAATCTCAAGTCAAGCACAAAGTTTCTACTGATCAAAGCCCAAGACAGTTCTTTGGGCATAAAAGGTCCTATTATAGCCTCAACATAATCAGATAAAAAATATACAAACATGGGATTAGTACTTACGCATCATCAATAAATTTTGCTGCTAGCATCACACTTGTTATCAGAAGCCGGTGAACATTGAAAGAAGTCAAATGCACTTGTGTCGACTGCAGATATCTATCCACATAAATTTTAGCAACAACAAAGCACGAGGGGCTACAGCCAGAGTACTTGAAAACACGATCAATGTATTGTCGAATGCTCAATGGGGGTGCCCTCAAACCATGAAATATTGTGACTTCCTTGATATCTGTTGCCTCCATATGCATCTCATTGCTCTGGACAGATCTCTCGAGAAGTGAAGAGAGTGGTGACAGAACCCGGGGAGGAATCTTCACAGCTCCTTTTCCTGATTGCTTAAGCCCCAAAAATAAGTAAACATCCACATTCTCATTGTCAAGTCCCAAAGATCCCATAATATTCGAGCTGCAACCAGAGTTAAAGACAAATTTGGATTAATCAGTGAGTTGGCATGCGTTTGAATCTTGTAGTCTGATGCAtaattcatcttttttttttgtctggaTGCATAAATTGATGTTCTATCATATCAGGTAGGACTAAAGTTTCAGATTAGGACCGAAATTCATTTTGGCACACAATCTCTAGTACTTATAGCATTACCAATTCTTGCCTTCTTGGGTAGTATTAAAATTCACTGCATTAAATACACTCCTaatatcaatcaagcgatcaagaaacaaaatattGGGGTAGTGAAATAACCAATATAATAAGTCAATAAGACATACCCGGAacagaaaatcaaagaaacaaacttACCAAGACTAACCGACAACATATTCCAGCAAAGAAATCCAAAAAGTATCGAACTTTTCCATCAAATCCCAACCCAGAACATGCAAGATCCAAACTTTAAACACAAAAGCAAACAATGCCACAGCAAGTACCATAACTCCAGCAACTACACAAAACACAAAATGCTAAGAAAGAGTTCAGAAACAACTTACAGAGATTGAGCTTATCTCTATTCTCCTTACTTCTTGCTTGGTCTACATGAACATGAGCTCAGAGCAGAGCAAAGAAAGATGCAATGAACACAGACAGTGCTATCTCATGGTTTGTAGAGAGAATTAAAGCAAAAGCCTTTTGGTTGCTTTCTTGCTCTCTCTTCACCCTGTCTTTCACATGGGAGATCTGGCTTCTTTATCAGCAATGCCGCAATTGCAGGTCACTCTTTCTTTCTCGTTTCTCTTATAGCTTTGACTCCTTTGAGAGAATAAAACAAGGTGTCGGTTGTGTGCTCCAAGCTCCCTCAATGCCATTTTTTATGGTAGTTGAGTGGGACCTTCAATGACTCctccattttatttttcaccGAAAAGGAAGGAAGGTCTGCAGTAGAAGTATGGAAGTACATGTATTCATTCTTCTTGTTCCTAGTTTGTTAAGGTAAACAGATTTTGGATTCAACATTAGCTGTTCTGTTCGATCAAGATTAGTATTAAGGAGACTACACTAATTGATATGATAATTACTTGCATATTATGTAAGAAGGTGCTTTTTTTTGGATCAGCTGTGGTTTTAGATAAATAATGTATGCACAATTTATAAGTCAGTATTTTACTACAGTATGTTGGTTTCTTCAAAGTTACATGTAATGAGTTAAGTTATATTAGGCTTAGTGTAATGTCTCCAAGAAATAAGAATACAACATGCAAGTTTTTATGAGATGAAAACTGCCAAGATTACATTCTATTTTATGGTGAACAAATAGACAACTGCAAGTAAATATGGATTTATTGGCTCAGACTCTCAGTAAGTCcggatgaaaaaaaaaatgcaagagTCAAACAACCCAATTGCCAAGTTCAAGTCACTTTAGAGTTTAGAcaacaaataaattattttaaaaaagaaaccaaaaatatTTCAATAAATATCCAAATCAATTATTATTTCTGTCTTGATTTTAATAGTAGCACACGATAGGAGAGGCTGTGAGTGGATCACTTGTGAAGATAATGATTGGGCACCATAATACATGGACAAAGTATCAGTCAGCAACTCAGCATTGTTAACCTGTGGATCTTGATTAATCCTCCATTCTTATATCAAACTCCAACTGCTTTACCATGCAGGGTAGTCTGACTGGATTTCCAATTCCTTCCTGTGTTAGCCGTGTACAACAGTGTTGATTCACATTTTTACTTATAAATTGCGAACTCATGCCATTTTACTTATAAGGCTCGGAGTTGCGAGTAATTAGAAACATTGATTCAAATATTGCTGAGTGGCTAAGATGATTTTGACTCCTTGAGGGTTTGAGGTTGGCTACTTATTGGAGTTATTGGTATAGGGGTGAGGGGACACTTGAACCTCCAAATTTGGTTTCATATGAAAACATGATTGAATTTGCCCATGTACTTACGTTCATGTCCATACAGTATATAAATTAATggagtttttaatttttttttgttcttttaaaTATGAATCAAGGGTATGTCAGAAATGGGACAATGCCAGATTACAGCTAGGGAGAGTTGTCGGTAGAGAGCGATAATATTAGAATCAATGGAAATGCCATTTTGCTACTAGTCCTAGATAATGTTGCACATTTTaattaacatgtttagtcggTGCGAAATAGGTGACTAAGCAAATCCTATTGTATattgtatcttttctattgGTTGTATACGATATGTTCCTTCGCTTAGGTTTCCTTTGGTCTATTTGAAGGGAAATATAGAAAAAATGCACCTAACTTTGGTCGACGGTGAGGTATATATCATAGGTAAATCATGATCATGATACAATGATGAAATCATAATTTTACGATATAGAGAAATGATGGATCCAATGTGGATAAATCCGTCTCATATCCATAATGAATACCATTAGGTTGATTATTCTCCGTTATTCGAATGACGCTATTTTGTTTGacaattcttatttttttcacAATTTTGAGATTATCAAATACAACATGTTATTATCACTTAACAAGTAACAATATCTTGTAAAGATAGTTGTGAAGTTGGGGAAAATGACATGTTCGAACATTGCCTTTAAAGTGAAGGATAAGATGAGAATCAATCCTTTTGTTGTAAGAAGTACTATATGAATACATTGAGCGATATATTGTACTTACAAATCAAAGTTATGGCTTTTACGAGTACACTACAATGTATAGAAACATAGTAGTGGTTCTATTAACGATTTCTCCCTATTAACACACTCTGACCTCATGAATCTCTTTCATCAAAGATTTGTGGAGAGTAGAACATTTGAAGAAAGGTTGTTTATCATCACACTTGTTGTGTCGGGTTGAATAAAGGGCCCAATCCATCTTACACAGCAACAAAACTTACAAGAGAGGTCAAGGAGTTTTCCGTCATTGGATTTGGTATTTTTAAAAGTGAATAGATTTGGGGGGTTTTCATGATATTTTCCCTCCACTCTCGCGCCTCAAATTTCTAGGGCTTCCAATTTCGTTCTTATcactttgtttcttctttgatCTATTCTTAGCCACATCTCTCTTAATTGTATCAGATAGATCTCTTCATCTCTTATTACTGAAAATTTTGACCTTTCGATTTGTGAATTCTGGTGTTTCATTTTGTATTCGTGACTTTAATCCTGTTAAAGATTGATGCAATTTGTTTCGATGTTACGTTTTATTTGAATTGCGGACTTGGTTTGTGATGAGATTGATGTATTTAGTTTCAAGAAAGTGATGATTCTTTGAGGTTTTGGTATTGGTTAAGAGTCTTAATAAGTTTGATTCGATAAAAAAGAGCAATGTTTATGttgttgagacttgagagttttgtgtACCAGAAAGGTCTGGATGTCTGTGAAATGACCTGATAGATTTTGGGTTTTCGAGTTTTGTTGTCGAATTATGATGAATAGTTAGTGTATACTAGCTAAAGATTTAACTATTTTGTTGTCCTGAAGTGAAATCAGTGGCTTAAACTACGAGGTATTTGACTGCGAATATACTCGTGCATTTTGGATTGGTTCTTTTGGTTTACTGAGGTCTCTGTGGGTCTCGTTTGCTTTATGATGCGACTGTACTTGTGGTTTTTTCTGATCAATTTGACATGGATTCTACAGCAGAAACTTTCGAGCATCGGCCTGTCATTCAAATTATGGCCTCCTTCTCAGGGCACGAGAATTTCGCTTGTAGAACGGATGACCAACAATTTTACCACTCCATCGATGATTTCTCGAAATTTTGGTCTGCTCAGTAAACAAGAGGCTGAGGAGGAGGCCAGGAAAATTGAAGCACTAGCCTTTGCAGCTGCAGAGCAACAATTCGAGAAGGAAGCAAGTGGTGATGGAAGTTTTGCGGTGCAGGTGTATGCCAGAGATTCAAGTCAGCGTATGATGGAAGTTATGAAAAGAGGGCCCAAAATAAAGGAAGATGATGAGAAATCTATCTCTGTTGTTGAAAGTGTCTTTGATATCTCTGGTGGTCGCATATCTTTTATTGATGCAGAAGAGGCTGAAGAGCTTTTCAAACCACTAAGGGAGCACGGAAACTGCTATACTAAGATATGTATGAGCAATATAAGCTTTGGTTTAGATGCAGCTCATGTTGCTGTACCAATCCTATCTTCCATCAAACATTAATTGAAAGAAGTGGTTTTGTCAGATTTTATTGCTGGAATGTCAGAGACAAAAGCTATTGAAGTCatgaatttgttttcttcgGCCCTGGAAGGATGTATTTTGAGGTATCTGAACATTACAGACAATGCCATGGGCGAGAAGGGTGTTAACGCATTTGAGGCCCTTCTGAGATCACAAAGTAATTTGGAGGAACTTTATTTGATGAATGATGGTATTTCAAAAGAAGCTGCAAGAGCAGTTTCTAAGTTCATTCCATCCACGGAGAAGCTTAAAGTCCTTCATTTCCACAATAATATGACCAGACATGAAGGGGCAATGGCCATCTCTGATATAGTGAA from Argentina anserina chromosome 2, drPotAnse1.1, whole genome shotgun sequence carries:
- the LOC126784636 gene encoding LOW QUALITY PROTEIN: RAN GTPase-activating protein 1 (The sequence of the model RefSeq protein was modified relative to this genomic sequence to represent the inferred CDS: deleted 1 base in 1 codon; substituted 2 bases at 2 genomic stop codons), translating into MDSTAETFEHRLSFKLWPPSQGTRISLVERMTNNFTTPSMISRNFGLLSKQEAEEEARKIEALAFAAAEQQFEKEASGDGSFAVQVYARDSSQRMMEVMKRGPKIKEDDEKSISVVESVFDISGGRISFIDAEEAEELFKPLREHGNCYTKICMSNISFGLDAAHVAVPILSSIKHXLKEVVLSDFIAGMSETKAIEVMNLFSSALEGCILRYLNITDNAMGEKGVNAFEALLRSQSNLEELYLMNDGISKEAARAVSKFIPSTEKLKVLHFHNNMTRHEGAMAISDIVKRSLVLEDFRCSSTRVGSEGGVALAKALGTCTHLKKLDLRDNMFGVEYGVALSKVLSAFTGLIEIYLSYLNLEDEGTEAIANALKDSAPLLEVLELVGNDITPTSAAALASCVEAKQFLTRLVLTKNELKDEGAILISKALAEGHVQLTEVDLSSNQIRRAGARLLSXALVNKPGFKLLNINGNFIYDEGIDEVVDMFKNSPHLLGPLDENDPEGEEFDDEDEDESADYEVELESRLKGLKIKQEE
- the LOC126781971 gene encoding DAR GTPase 3, chloroplastic, which encodes MAMAVQVASLWLPSSSSTTPTHMNLLHSFGTKSKSPSSSSSSSALSATSSLSSPAPTIQIVGGRNPTWYENGDVNSDGFEDDWYDLDTDLYHWTKALRPVQWYPGHIAKTEKELKTQLKLMDVVIEVRDARIPLSTSHPQMDLWLGNRRRILVLNREDMISTADRNAWATYFAREGTKVVFANGKLGMGAMKLGRLAKALAADVNVRRRAKGLLPRAVRAGIVGYPNVGKSSLINRLLTRRMCPAAPRPGVTRELKWVHFGKDLELLDSPGILPMRISDQTAAIKLAICDDIGERSYGVADIAAILVQMLARLPSVGTKTLNMRYKMDADGYCGKTFVQKLSVHLFNGDTHQAAFRILTDFRKGRFGWIALERPPR
- the LOC126781972 gene encoding cyclin-P3-1, which produces MGSLGLDNENVDVYLFLGLKQSGKGAVKIPPRVLSPLSSLLERSVQSNEMHMEATDIKEVTIFHGLRAPPLSIRQYIDRVFKYSGCSPSCFVVAKIYVDRYLQSTQVHLTSFNVHRLLITSVMLAAKFIDDAFFNNAYYAKVGGVSTAELNRLEMKFLFTIDFRLKVSIDTFKKYCSQLEKEAAVHQIERSIQACGIKEDEIVKSSSQCMIT